In the Panthera uncia isolate 11264 chromosome D2, Puncia_PCG_1.0, whole genome shotgun sequence genome, one interval contains:
- the LOC125933416 gene encoding selenoprotein K-like, with the protein MVYISNGQVLDSRSQSPWRLSLITDFFWGIAEFVVLFFKTLLQQDVKKRRGYGNSSDSRYDDGRGPPGNPPRRMGRINHLRGPSPPPMAGGUGR; encoded by the coding sequence ATGGTTTACATCTCGAATGGACAAGTGTTGGACAGCCGGAGTCAGTCCCCATGGAGGTTATCTTTGATAACAGATTTCTTTTGGGGAATAGCTGAGTtcgtggttttgtttttcaagactcTGCTTCAGCAAGatgtgaaaaagagaagaggcTACGGAAACTCCTCTGATTCCAGATATGATGATGGAAGAGGGCCACCAGGAAACCCTCCCAGAAGAATGGGTCGAATTAATCATCTGCGTGGCCCTAGTCCTCCTCCAATGGCTGGTGGATGAGGAAGGTAA